attttcaaagttgggaaaaatgaaaaattattctaagtccccattcgtagttctttttgattcgtattgcttcggcgcaaagtagatagggacacttatggacttctcaatttttggatagggacagccggatagccgtcattcagcataaaagctattgttatatgcatagtttgatgtgaggaatgggaattgattgaaattttcacccgccaattgccggctggcctgattttaaggtttgagaatcttgacaacgattttgcataccgacaaaaatagcatcaagcaaaaatatcacttatttttccaattttcgacttgtagaacgatcaagtatactattctttggattctaagatttttttcaagtgattattttcaaagttgggaaaaatgaaaaattattctaagtccccattcgtagttctttttgattcgtattgcttcggcgcaaagtaggtagggacacttatggatttctcaatttttggatagggacagccggatagccgtcattcagcataaaagctattgttatatgcataatttgatgtgaggaatgggaattgattgaaattttcacccgccaattgccggctggcctgattttaaggtttgagaatcttgacaacgattttgcataccgacaaaaatagcatcaagcaaaaatatcacttatttttccaattttcgacttgtagaacgatcaagtatactattctttggattctaagatttttttcaagtgattattttcaaagttgggaaaaatgaaaaattattctaagtccccattcgtagttctttttgattcgtattgcttcggcgcaaagtaggtagggacacttatggatttctcaatttttggatagggacagccggatagccgtcattcagcataaaagctattgttatatgcatagtttgatgtgaggaatgggaattgattgaaattttcacccgccaattgccggctggcctgattttaaggtttgagaatcttgacaacgattttgcataccgacaaaaatagcatcaagcaaaaatatcacttatttttccaattttcgacttgtagaacgatcaagtatactattctttggattctaagatttttttcaagtgattattttcaaagttgggaaaaatgaaaaattattctaagtccccattcgtagttctttttgattcgtattgcttcggcgcaaagtaggtagggacacttatggatttctcaatttttggatagggacagccggatagccgtcattcagcataaaagctattgttatatgcatagtttgatgtgaggaatgggaattgattgaaattttcacccgccaattgccggctggcctgattttaaggtttgagaatcttgacaacgattttgcataccgacaaaaatagcatcaagcaaaaatatcacttatttttccaattttcgacttgtagaacgatcaagtatactattctttggattctaagatttttttcaagtgattattttcaaagttgggaaaaatgaaaaattattctaagtccccattcgtagttctttttgattcgtattgcttcggcgcaaagtaggtagggacacttatggatttctcaatttttggatagggacagccggatagccgtcattcagcataaaagctattgttatatgcataatttgatgtgaggaatgggaattgattgaaattttcacccgccaattgccggctggcctgattttaaggtttgagaatcttgacaacgattttgcataccgacaaaaatagcatcaagcaaaaatatcacttatttttccaattttcgacttgtagaacgatcaagtatactattctttggattctaagatttttttcaagtgattattttcaaagttgggaaaaatgaaaaattattctaagtccccattcgtagttctttttgattcgtattgcttcggcgcaaagtaggtagggacacttatggatttctcaatttttggatagggacagccggatagccgtcattcagcataaaagctattgttatatgcataatttgatgtgaggaatgggaattgattgaaattttcacccgccaattgccggctggcctgattttaaggtttgagaatcttgacaacgattttgcataccgacaaaaatagcatcaagcaaaaatatcacttatttttccaattttcgacttgtagaacgatcaagtatactattctttggattctaagatttttttcaagtgattattttcaaagttgggaaaaatgaaaaattattctaagtccccattcgtagttctttttgattcgtattgcttcggcgcaaagtaggtagggacacttatggatttctcaatttttggatagggacagccggatagccgtcattcagcataaaagctattgttatatgcatagtttgatgtgaggaatgggaattgattgaaattttcacccgccaattgccggctggcctgattttaaggtttgagaatcttgacaacgattttgcataccgacaaaaatagcatcaagcaaaaatatcacttatttttccaattttcgacttgtagaacgatcaagtatactattctttggattctaagatttttttcaagtgattattttcaaagttgggaaaaatgaaaaattattctaagtccccattcgtagttctttttgattcgtattgcttcggcgcaaagtaggtaggaacacttatggatttctcaatttttggatagggacagccggatagccgtcattcagcataaaagctattgttatatgcatagtttgatgtgaggaatgggaattgattgaaattttcacccgccaattgccggctggcctgattttaaggtttgagaatcttgacaacgattttgcataccgacaaaaatagcatcaagcaaaaatatcacttatttttccaattttcgacttgtagaacgatcaagtatactattctttggattctaagatttttttcaagtgattattttcaaagttgggaaaaatgaaaaattattctaagtccccattcgtagttctttttgattcgtattgcttcggcgcaaagtaggtagggacacttatggatttctcaatttttggatagggacagccggatagccgtcattcagcataaaagctattgttatatgcatagtttgatgtgaggaatgggaattgattgaaattttcacccgccaattgccggctggcctgattttaaggtttgagaatcttgacaacgattttgcataccgacaaaaatagcatcaagcaaaaatatcacttatttttccaattttcgacttgtagaacgatcaagtatactattctttggattctaagatttttttcaagtgattattttcaaagttgggaaaaatgaaaaattattctaagtccccattcgtagttctttttgattcgtattgcttcggcgcaaagtagatagggacacttatggacttctcaatttttggatagggacagccggatagccgtcattcagcataaaagctattgttatatgcatagtttgatgtgaggaatgggaattgattgaaattttcacccgccaattgccggctggcctgattttaaggtttgagaatcttgacaacgattttgcataccgacaaaaatagcatcaagcaaaaatatcacttatttttccaattttcgacttgtagaacgatcaagtatactattctttggattctaagatttttttcaagtgattattttcaaagttgggaaaaatgaaaaattattctaagtccccattcgtagttctttttgattcgtattgcttcggcgcaaagtaggtagggacacttatggatttctcaatttttggatagggacagccggatagccgtcattcagcataaaagctattgttatatgcatagtttgatgtgaggaatgggaattgattgaaattttcacccgccaattgccggctggcctgattttaaggtttgagaatcttgacaacgattttgcataccgacaaaaatagcatcaagcaaaaatatcacttatttttccaattttcgacttgtagaacgatcaagtatactattctttggattctaagatttttttcaagtgattattttcaaagttgggaaaaatgaaaaattattctaagtccccattcgtagttctttttgattcgtattgcttcggcgcaaagtaggtagggacacttatggatttctcaatttttggatagggacagccggatagccgtcattcagcataaaagctattgttatatgcatagtttgatgtgaggaatgggaattgattgaaattttcacccgccaattgccggctggcctgattttaaggtttgagaatcttgacaacgattttgcataccgacaaaaatagcatcaagcaaaaatatcacttatttttccaattttcgacttgtagaacgatcaagtatactattctttggattctaagatttttttcaagtgattattttcaaagttgggaaaaatgaaaaattattctaagtccccattcgtagttctttttgattcgtattgcttcggcgcaaagtaggtagggacacttatggatttctcaatttttggatagggacagccggatagccgtcattcagcataaaagctattgttatatgcatagtttgatgtgaggaatgggaattgattgaaattttcacccgccaattgccggctggcctgattttaaggtttgagaatcttgacaacgattttgcataccgacaaaaatagcatcaagcaaaaatatcacttatttttccaattttcgacttgtagaacgatcaagtatactattctttggattctaagatttttttcaagtgattattttcaaagttgggaaaaatgaaaaattattctaagtccccattcgtagttctttttgattcgtattgcttcggcgcaaagtaggtagggacacttatggatttctcaatttttggatagggacagccggatagccgtcattcagcataaaagctattgttatatgcatagtttgatgtgaggaatgggaattgattgaaattttcacccgccaattgccggctggcctgattttaaggtttgagaatcttgacaacgattttgcataccgacaaaaatagcatcaagcaaaaatatcacttatttttccaattttcgacttgtagaacgatcaagtatactattctttggattctaagatttttttcaagtgattattttcaaagttgggaaaaatgaaaaattattctaagtccccattcgtagttctttttgattcgtattgcttcggcgcaaagtaggtagggacacttatggatttctcaatttttggatagggacagccggatagccgtcattcagcataaaagctattgttatatgcatagtttgatgtgaggaatgggaattgattgaaattttcacccgccaattgccggctggcctgattttaaggtttgagaatcttgacaacgattttgcataccgacaaaaatagcatcaagcaaaaatatcacttatttttccaattttcgacttgtagaacgatcaagtatactattctttggattctaagatttttttcaagtgattattttcaaagttgggaaaaatgaaaaattattctaagtccccattcgtagttctttttgattcgtattgcttcggcgcaaagtaggtagggacacttatggatttctcaatttttggatagggacagccggatagccgtcattcagcataaaagctattgttatatgcataatttgatgtgaggaatgggaattgattgaaattttctgagGCCGTTGGGCCAGCCAAGGCCTTCAGTCACCATCGGCACCATTGCTTTCCCATTCATCTCGGCCCTGGAGATGTGGGGCCGGTCTCCCCAGTCACTCCAGTACAATTCTCCAGTCGCTGGGTGCAGAGCAAGTCCTCGGGGCTTGTCAGTGTCCTCCGTTATGATGACAGCGCAGTGGGATCCTGAGTTGGTGCAGACTCCGATACGTTTGTACAGGCTATCGGTGAAGTAGATATTCCCAGTTATCCAGTCGACAGCTATTTCCTCGGGAACTCCTAGACCGGCGCTGACAATTACCTCGGCTTTCTGGCCGTCCTCGAAAGCCCGGAAGATCGCCTCGTCTCCCGTTTTTATGTCCGACCAGTAGATATACGTTGCATCCAGGGAGACAGCCACCACGTGCCTCAGGTTAGTGGCAATGGGAAAGTAGACTTCATTGTCCGAAAGGTAGAAACCGCGGATTTCTGTCTTTGAGGAGAATACCAGGAGAGCATCTCCTCGATCTTTCGCGACCTTGCAGGTGCGGTGATCGTCTTGAAGATCGTAGGCTATGTCGCAGAGACAGGAATACGTTCCGGGTTCGTTGATGCAGTGCTGATCGCAGAGCTGAGGATTCTCCAGGCACTCGTTTATGTCCTCGCAGGTCGCGTTAATCATACGATATCCTGGCGGGCAGGTGCATGCTGGACCTCTGGGAGTTGGCTGACAGCTGTGACTGCAGTTGGCCTTCTTGCATGCCTCCAGGGCGGTGTTGCAGAGGGTGCTGTTCTCGTCGGAGTTGTCGCCGCACTCGTTGAAGCTGCTGCAGGTGGAGTTCAGGGGGATGCAGCGGTTGTTGTTGCATTTGTAGAAGCCGTTGGCTAGGGTGCAGTTCTCTGGGGGATGGCGGGTGCAGTTGTACTCGTCGGAATGGTCCGGACAATCCACTTGGCCATCGCACACCCATCGCTCCTGGACGCAGTGGCCGTCGAAGCAGCGAAATTCATTTGCGATGCAGGTCTTGTTTGCGGTGCAGTCCTCGTGCTCGTCGCTGTTATCGTAACAGTCGTTGATGTTGTTGCAGAATTTTGTCAGCGGAATGCAGTTGCCGTTGTTGCATCTGAATTCATCGGGGCTGCATTGCTTCGGCTCTGGGGTTGGCGGTGAATCGGGGGTGTCCAAGCAGTCTCGCTCGTCGGAGAAATCTCCGCAATTGTTGTCACCGTCGCAACGAAAAGAGGAGGAAACGCACCTGGTGTTCTTACATTGAAACCAGTCCGGAGGCTTGCAATACTCCGAGGCTGATGAGGAATGAGGTAAATTATACTGTAGTATTTTTCGTGCTTAGGCTTAGAAAATAGATCGACCTGTGCCAGGTGCAAGATTGACACCCGGGCCTTTGGGGGGAGCCGAACCAAAGGCGAGGATGTCAAGCACGTGGGGGAGGTCCAAAATTACTGGTTATCGAGATAAgcccattttgaaaaaagaagaaaattaataaatcctGAATTCACTCGAAATTCATAATGTTTGTTTCCAGCGAAATTGGTTTCTAAAGTCAAGAGAAATATTGAGTTGGAAATTTCTCGGTATTTTCCAAATTACTTTAATACTCACATATCGCTTGATAACATAAACACAGGACACAGGTAAATATCAAGTTGATTCTTGCCATCGCCTGCGAAATAAACCGAGAGGGAAAGCTcagattaaatttaaatttcattaagatATGGAGTTTTATTAGGGGACGGGCGATAACATTTTTCTCTACATCATTAATATGCGCGTGTGGTAGTAACCCGATTAAGATTGATTAAGTTTCGATTCCAAAGGATCGTAAATCTCCACAAAACTCTCCGTTTGCTATCAGTCAAATTTCTCTCAATGAAAATGTAGAATAGAAATTAATGtatagaaaaattcattgaaaaagtttttacatttttttcactttttctaaATCTTTATGGACTTTtgcaatgaaataattttgaattatct
The Diachasmimorpha longicaudata isolate KC_UGA_2023 unplaced genomic scaffold, iyDiaLong2 ctg00000137.1, whole genome shotgun sequence genome window above contains:
- the LOC135172004 gene encoding vitellogenin receptor-like, whose protein sequence is MARINLIFTCVLCLCYQAISSEYCKPPDWFQCKNTRCVSSSFRCDGDNNCGDFSDERDCLDTPDSPPTPEPKQCSPDEFRCNNGNCIPLTKFCNNINDCYDNSDEHEDCTANKTCIANEFRCFDGHCVQERWVCDGQVDCPDHSDEYNCTRHPPENCTLANGFYKCNNNRCIPLNSTCSSFNECGDNSDENSTLCNTALEACKKANCSHSCQPTPRGPACTCPPGYRMINATCEDINECLENPQLCDQHCINEPGTYSCLCDIAYDLQDDHRTCKVAKDRGDALLVFSSKTEIRGFYLSDNEVYFPIATNLRHVVAVSLDATYIYWSDIKTGDEAIFRAFEDGQKAEVIVSAGLGVPEEIAVDWITGNIYFTDSLYKRIGVCTNSGSHCAVIITEDTDKPRGLALHPATGELYWSDWGDRPHISRAEMNGKAMVPMVTEGLGWPNGLRKFQSIPIPHIKLCI